A window from Glandiceps talaboti chromosome 15, keGlaTala1.1, whole genome shotgun sequence encodes these proteins:
- the LOC144446208 gene encoding small ribosomal subunit protein bS18m-like, which produces MSSRVVSMLRSLPSVTVVRTLRSVPWKYNVQNVFLIQKPSPRVFLCTTVHDSDNKGVNLNVDIPKVKQVIDDVEDNKTEVNTGSVDLQTLKDLPDSNIVEDPYKPAAEKCILCKHNIEVNHKNVQLLSQFISPHTGRIYPRHVTGLCTYRQEEITTNIKRSRQMGFMAVVYKDPIYVKDPSLFDSRNLHQGSPR; this is translated from the exons ATGTCCTCGCGTGTTGTGAGCATGCTACGTTCTCTTCCTTCAGTCACTGTAGTGAGAACTTTGCGATCCGTACCCTGGAAATATAATGTGCAAAATGTGTTCCTCATCCAAAAGCCAAGTCCTAGAG TGTTTCTATGTACAACAGTCCATGACTCTGACAACAAGGGTGTTAACCTGAATGTAGACATTCCTAAagtcaaacaagtcattgacGATGTTGAGGATAACAAGACTGAAGTAAACACTGGCAGTGTAGATTTACAAACATTGAAAGATTTG CCAGATTCAAATATTGTAGAAGACCCTTACAAACCAGCGGCAGAAAAATGTATACTTTGTAAACACAACATTGAAGTTAATCATAAG AATGTGCAGTTATTATCTCAGTTTATATCCCCTCACACTGGTAGGATATACCCTAGACATGTAACTGGATTATGTACGTACAGACAGGAAGAAATCACTACAAATATCAAAAGATCAAGACAAATGG GTTTCATGGCAGTTGTTTACAAAGACCCTATTTATGTCAAAGATCCCTCGCTGTTTGATAGTCGAAATTTACACCAAGGATCACCACGATGA
- the LOC144446419 gene encoding charged multivesicular body protein 3-like translates to MGLFGSEKVDPKKQVDEWTRKLRKEQRGIDRQIRSIQREEDKVKRQIKTHAKKGEKDVCLILAKEVVQSKKAVNRLYAGKAQMNSVSMHMKNQLALLKISGVMQKSGDVMKAMQTLIKLPEISATMMEMSKEMMKAGIIEEMMDDVFENLEDQDELEEAAQEEVDKILFEVTAGALGQAPTALDDELPMPQGAEAPESDEEEDVTEMQARLEALRS, encoded by the exons ATGGGTCTATTTGGTTCTGAAAAGGTCGATCCCAAAAAACAG GTGGATGAATGGACCAGAAAGCTTAGGAAAGAACAAAGAGGAATTGACAGGCAAATAAGAT CAATACAAAGAGAAGAAGATAAAGTCAAAcgacaaataaaaacacatgCTAAGAAAGGAGAAAAAGATGTGTGTTTAATATTAGCCAAGGAAGTAGTACAGTCCAAGAAAGCTGTGAATAGACTGTATGCTGGCAAGGCACAAATGAATTCTGTCTCCATGCATATGAAAAATCAACTTG cATTATTGAAAATTAGTGGTGTAATGCAGAAGAGTGGTGATGTGATGAAGGCCATGCAGACATTGATAAAACTACCAGAAATCAGTGCAACAATGATGGAAATGTCTAAGGAAATGATGAAG GCTGGTATTATTGAGGAAATGATGGACGACGTCTTTGAAAACTTAGAAGATCAAGATGAATTAGAAGAAGCTGCACAGGAAGAAGTTGACAAAATCTTGTTTGAAGTAACAGCAG GTGCACTTGGTCAAGCCCCTACTGCTTTGGATGATGAACTACCAATGCCACAAGGGGCTGAGGCCCCTGAAAGTGATGAAGAAGAAGATGTTACAGAAATGCAGGCAAGACTAGAGGCTCTAAGGAGTTAA